One genomic segment of Candidatus Baltobacteraceae bacterium includes these proteins:
- a CDS encoding PAS domain-containing protein, with product MFCCVPDMRNATEAIVLLGRWSSGQLYVRYANARFIELARTIGIDAFDPQGFFATLSDADQEEASAALEWAFTESESSCVTVRTDAPRGARWLRISLHPWPADEMQNVLVVFDDVTKLEERGGMADVLAGAVEQAQNGVCILELPDGDPFRRYVVYANDAICELMQLPRERILSEGIAQCVFTENPELLQLCIDQVSRGSRFEHDVRARRGDGTPVWVHMTITPFYGKSGRVEKWVAVYRNVDDRKRMDDQLTLFHSILSETSDFIVVADATPPVKGGPVVTYANAAFAALVGLDVDRVVGKGLLSFLSPRNDAQVVANVVSRLEQHRSISHELLLRRLNDGNDLWIELTGHPVHGEGVRFGAWFFIGKDISVRKQAYTQTAQLMTALDLAEEPIAIYGVISPLELELQHMNERATTLECSLLEGLLRDPSQRVRVASAWPVLENGKSVHRLVRGGCGNGRRWATLELRPMNERSEPLGSIIAIEHGLRMPLNEGFAGVGLAIALGHEILRYAELHERRDAFLEVLREEWDANGTFSRTDRGTDVALRVKERNGYVVMPRGVLFDHAVAVDFAWPGVMPPRRLTALRIFLETLARAD from the coding sequence GTGTTCTGCTGTGTGCCGGATATGCGCAATGCGACGGAGGCAATCGTTTTGCTGGGGCGCTGGAGCTCCGGCCAGCTCTACGTGCGCTACGCCAACGCCCGCTTCATCGAGCTGGCGCGCACGATCGGGATCGACGCCTTCGATCCGCAAGGGTTCTTCGCGACCCTCTCCGACGCCGATCAAGAAGAAGCATCGGCAGCCTTGGAGTGGGCTTTCACCGAGTCCGAATCGAGCTGCGTAACCGTCCGGACGGACGCTCCGCGCGGCGCGCGTTGGCTGCGGATCTCGCTGCACCCGTGGCCCGCCGACGAGATGCAGAACGTGCTCGTGGTCTTCGACGACGTTACCAAGCTCGAGGAGCGCGGCGGTATGGCCGACGTGCTCGCCGGCGCGGTCGAACAGGCGCAGAACGGCGTGTGCATCCTCGAACTGCCCGACGGCGATCCATTCCGGCGCTACGTGGTCTATGCGAACGATGCGATTTGCGAACTGATGCAGTTACCGCGCGAGCGCATTTTGAGCGAGGGAATAGCGCAGTGCGTCTTTACCGAGAACCCGGAGTTGCTCCAGCTGTGCATCGACCAGGTTTCGCGCGGCTCCCGCTTCGAGCACGATGTTCGCGCCCGGCGCGGCGACGGAACGCCGGTATGGGTTCACATGACGATCACACCGTTTTACGGCAAATCGGGCCGGGTGGAAAAATGGGTCGCGGTCTATCGAAACGTTGACGATCGAAAACGGATGGATGATCAGCTCACGCTGTTTCATTCGATCCTCTCGGAGACCTCGGATTTCATCGTGGTCGCCGATGCCACGCCGCCGGTCAAAGGCGGACCGGTCGTCACGTACGCCAACGCCGCGTTCGCCGCGTTGGTCGGACTCGACGTCGATCGCGTCGTGGGTAAGGGGCTCTTGTCGTTTCTCAGCCCGCGCAACGATGCCCAGGTCGTCGCAAACGTCGTTTCACGGTTGGAGCAGCATCGCTCGATTTCGCACGAGCTGCTGCTGCGCCGCCTGAACGACGGCAACGACCTGTGGATCGAGTTGACCGGACACCCGGTCCACGGAGAAGGCGTTCGTTTCGGCGCGTGGTTCTTCATCGGAAAAGACATCAGCGTGCGTAAGCAGGCTTATACCCAGACGGCGCAGCTGATGACGGCTCTGGACTTGGCCGAGGAGCCGATCGCCATTTACGGCGTGATCAGTCCGCTCGAATTGGAATTGCAGCACATGAACGAACGCGCAACGACGCTCGAATGCTCGTTGCTCGAAGGCCTGCTGCGCGACCCTTCGCAGCGCGTGCGAGTCGCAAGCGCGTGGCCGGTACTCGAGAACGGCAAGAGCGTGCACCGGCTGGTTCGCGGCGGCTGCGGTAACGGCCGGCGATGGGCAACGCTGGAGCTGCGGCCGATGAACGAGCGCAGCGAGCCGCTGGGCTCGATCATCGCGATCGAGCACGGGCTGCGCATGCCCCTAAACGAGGGATTCGCCGGCGTCGGGCTGGCCATCGCGCTCGGCCACGAGATCTTGCGCTATGCCGAGCTGCACGAACGGCGCGACGCGTTTCTCGAAGTCCTTCGGGAGGAATGGGACGCCAACGGAACGTTCAGCCGGACCGATCGCGGCACCGACGTCGCGTTACGGGTCAAAGAGCGTAACGGTTACGTGGTGATGCCGCGCGGCGTGCTGTTCGATCACGCGGTTGCGGTAGACTTCGCGTGGCCGGGAGTCATGCCGCCGCGCCGGCTGACCGCGCTACGCATTTTTCTCGAGACGCTCGCCCGCGCCGACTAA
- a CDS encoding helix-turn-helix domain-containing protein, which translates to MRTNRSRRLGELLRSRRLSIHPQALDFGSYTRLPARVGHRVTQEEAAEALGVSREWYSVLENGGIPRLSSRLAHRVAEVFGLGGIARAGAFAREDLEAQVTGSLIELQRFARDLGSSSSFAESAGGAVEALRRIARPDCGAIYSLVDADGRTSGYAAGPRAPRHWSDLSNEVMLEAHQASLQTGGAGIIERVLLPDEAEAEARVVSSFTQPDGQTRYEFECSLDRWRSFNGGLKVRSALIVPLFERGAFSGVLACGWLEPRSIAAGEVEVARLLSTLVDLASACA; encoded by the coding sequence ATGAGAACCAACCGCTCGCGAAGATTAGGCGAGCTGCTGCGTTCCCGCCGCCTTTCCATACATCCGCAAGCGCTCGATTTCGGCTCGTACACGCGGCTCCCGGCTCGCGTCGGTCACCGCGTAACCCAGGAGGAAGCCGCCGAGGCGCTCGGCGTGAGCCGCGAGTGGTACTCGGTCTTGGAAAACGGCGGGATTCCGAGGCTTTCGTCGCGTCTGGCTCATCGGGTCGCCGAAGTTTTCGGCCTGGGAGGTATAGCGCGCGCCGGCGCGTTCGCGCGCGAAGATCTCGAAGCGCAAGTCACCGGCTCCCTGATCGAGTTGCAGCGCTTTGCAAGGGATCTCGGGTCGAGCTCGAGCTTCGCCGAATCGGCCGGAGGCGCGGTTGAAGCGCTGCGGCGGATTGCGCGGCCGGACTGCGGCGCCATCTATTCGCTCGTCGACGCCGACGGCCGAACCTCGGGCTATGCCGCCGGCCCCCGCGCTCCTCGCCATTGGAGCGACTTGAGCAACGAAGTGATGCTCGAGGCGCATCAGGCCTCGCTGCAAACGGGTGGCGCCGGCATCATCGAGCGCGTTCTTCTGCCGGACGAAGCCGAGGCCGAAGCCCGGGTCGTCAGCAGCTTCACGCAGCCCGATGGGCAGACCCGGTACGAGTTCGAGTGCTCCCTCGATCGCTGGCGGTCGTTCAACGGAGGATTGAAGGTTCGCAGCGCCCTCATCGTGCCGCTTTTCGAACGCGGAGCGTTTTCCGGCGTCCTAGCCTGCGGCTGGCTCGAACCGCGCAGCATTGCCGCAGGAGAGGTTGAGGTCGCTCGGCTGCTGAGCACGCTCGTCGATCTCGCGTCCGCGTGCGCCTAG
- a CDS encoding proline dehydrogenase family protein — MPTLSIDSLLERPLRAAILAAAENDLVRTAVSRYGMQLGARRFVAGESPADFLRVAHEVNARGFAVACGILGEGVHERAQALAAADQYCALLRTFAEQRIDANVAFKLTHVGLDVDPELAYQNAARIAQTALECGNTMRLDMEQSRYVDTTLAIYRRLRERFDNVGFVLQSYLRRSLDDLRAAERLAPNVRLVKGAYLEPPEVAYEKKAEVDENYLRLALAALGGSGYTAIATHDPAIIARVEHYAREHALPNRGRFEFQMLYGIAAPLAASLVERGYRVRLAVPFGDCWFPYLMRRLAERPANLAFFLKGAFARG, encoded by the coding sequence ATGCCCACGCTATCCATCGATTCGCTGCTCGAACGCCCTTTGCGCGCGGCAATTTTGGCGGCCGCGGAGAACGATCTGGTGCGCACAGCGGTCAGCCGCTACGGCATGCAGCTCGGTGCGCGGCGATTCGTCGCGGGGGAGAGCCCCGCGGATTTCCTGCGCGTCGCGCACGAAGTCAACGCCCGCGGGTTCGCGGTCGCCTGCGGGATCCTGGGCGAGGGCGTCCACGAACGCGCGCAAGCGCTCGCCGCCGCCGATCAATACTGTGCGCTCCTGCGCACCTTTGCCGAGCAGCGCATCGATGCCAACGTGGCCTTCAAATTGACGCACGTGGGTCTCGACGTCGATCCCGAACTTGCCTATCAAAACGCTGCGCGCATCGCGCAGACCGCGCTCGAGTGCGGGAACACGATGCGCCTGGATATGGAGCAGTCGCGCTACGTCGATACCACCCTCGCAATCTATCGCCGCTTACGCGAGCGGTTCGACAACGTCGGCTTCGTCTTACAATCGTACCTGCGGCGCAGTCTGGACGATCTGCGGGCGGCCGAGCGGCTTGCACCCAACGTCCGGTTGGTCAAGGGCGCCTATCTCGAGCCGCCCGAAGTCGCCTACGAAAAGAAGGCCGAGGTCGACGAGAACTATCTGCGCCTTGCCCTCGCCGCGCTCGGCGGATCCGGCTATACGGCCATCGCCACCCACGATCCGGCGATCATCGCCCGGGTCGAGCACTACGCGCGCGAACACGCGCTCCCCAACCGGGGACGATTCGAATTCCAAATGCTCTACGGTATCGCGGCGCCGTTGGCCGCTTCGCTGGTCGAGCGCGGCTATCGCGTTCGTCTGGCGGTGCCCTTCGGCGATTGTTGGTTCCCATACCTGATGCGAAGACTTGCCGAACGGCCCGCGAACCTTGCCTTCTTCCTGAAAGGAGCGTTCGCACGGGGATGA
- a CDS encoding dihydrodipicolinate synthase family protein codes for MIATGSLTGVWSAVLTPVDEYYEPDAARAVAYYRDLLHDGIDGINLLGTTGEAMSFSVGQRLGLMEAVAAGLPRERTMCGTGASSLADTVRLTRAASDLGFAAALLMPPFFFRDASDEGLLRFFDAMLSRVGTLRTTILLYNFPRMTGITFHAGLVDRLLEAFPGTISGMKDSSNDEVLQQEILERHPELRVFPSTEETLIEAKGYGAAGCISGSVALWPQPAHAAYANGDAAAAALVRASRAQLTGAPLISLVRARVAQARRDDAWARAMPPNGASLGQPART; via the coding sequence ATGATTGCAACCGGGAGTCTGACGGGCGTTTGGTCGGCGGTGCTCACGCCCGTCGACGAATACTACGAACCGGACGCGGCGCGCGCGGTCGCATACTATCGCGATCTGCTGCACGACGGCATCGACGGCATCAACCTGCTCGGCACGACCGGCGAAGCGATGTCGTTCAGCGTCGGCCAGCGCCTGGGTTTGATGGAAGCGGTTGCGGCCGGCCTACCGCGTGAACGCACGATGTGCGGCACCGGCGCATCCTCGCTGGCGGATACGGTTCGCCTCACCCGTGCCGCGAGCGACCTCGGCTTCGCCGCCGCCCTGCTCATGCCGCCGTTTTTCTTCCGCGATGCGAGCGACGAGGGTCTCCTTCGCTTCTTCGACGCGATGCTCAGCCGGGTCGGTACGCTGCGCACGACGATTCTGCTCTACAATTTCCCGCGCATGACCGGGATCACGTTCCACGCCGGACTCGTCGACCGTCTGCTCGAGGCGTTTCCCGGCACGATCTCCGGCATGAAGGACAGTTCGAACGACGAGGTGCTACAGCAAGAAATCTTGGAGCGCCATCCCGAGCTGCGCGTCTTTCCGTCGACCGAAGAAACGCTGATCGAAGCAAAAGGCTACGGGGCCGCCGGCTGCATTTCCGGCAGCGTCGCGCTGTGGCCACAACCGGCGCATGCCGCCTACGCGAACGGTGACGCGGCGGCGGCCGCGCTCGTGCGCGCTTCGCGCGCACAGCTTACCGGTGCGCCGTTGATCTCGCTCGTGCGCGCACGCGTCGCGCAAGCACGCCGAGACGATGCTTGGGCCCGCGCCATGCCGCCGAACGGGGCTTCCCTAGGACAGCCTGCGCGCACGTAA
- a CDS encoding oligopeptide transporter, OPT family: MQQSLDAARPSRVELTIRGLALGGLITLVFTAANVYLGLKVGLTFASSIPAAVISMAVLRGLRNATIWENNIVQTVASAAGTLSSVIFVLPGLVMVGWWTGFPFWESFGICAVGGILGVMYSVPLRRALVTESDLPYPEGVAAAEVLKVGSGTHSSEAVAENRQGLIALVVGSLVSAAFQLLIAFGIFSGEFDAYRRFGPSTTGIGLGMSLALIGAGHLIGLTVGMAIFGGLVIAWGIAIPVLTALHPIAGPAGDAAMSVWSHYVRFIGAGAIGISGIWTLGTLVGPVWKGIASSLAASRRRRAAQHGDEAPITEQDIPIGIVTLISVICMIPMAILLVAFLTGGVLSSMIVPLIIGAVIYVVIVGFLVAAVCGYMAGLIGSSNSPVSGLAIIAVLGVSLILAAFARAAAPAATPAFIAYALFVTAIVINVATISNDNLQDLKTGQLVGATPWKQQVALVVGVIFGAIVIPPVLVVLNKAYGFGGPHGLPAPQATLISTLAKGVIGGAIDWNLIFAGAIVGAVVVMIDEAGRRSGRFRFPPLAVGLGIYLPAATTAPAVVGALFGALYNRWTMRKPNPAPARRLGVLIASGFITGESLFGVALAGLIYFSEKSAPLAIVGSGFAWENWLAGIAFFVVPFLVYRWIGLRARRLS; this comes from the coding sequence GTGCAGCAAAGCCTTGATGCGGCGCGGCCTTCGCGCGTCGAACTCACGATTCGCGGTTTGGCGCTCGGCGGATTGATCACGTTGGTCTTTACGGCGGCCAACGTCTATCTCGGTCTCAAAGTCGGGCTCACGTTCGCCTCCTCGATTCCGGCGGCGGTCATCTCGATGGCGGTCTTGCGCGGGCTGCGCAACGCGACGATCTGGGAGAACAACATCGTCCAGACGGTGGCGTCGGCGGCGGGGACGCTCTCGTCGGTCATCTTCGTGCTGCCGGGTCTGGTGATGGTGGGATGGTGGACGGGTTTTCCGTTTTGGGAGTCGTTCGGTATCTGCGCGGTGGGCGGTATCCTCGGAGTAATGTACAGCGTGCCGCTGCGGCGCGCGCTCGTGACCGAATCCGATTTGCCCTATCCCGAAGGTGTCGCCGCCGCCGAAGTGCTCAAGGTCGGTTCGGGAACGCACAGCAGCGAAGCGGTGGCGGAGAACCGGCAAGGCTTGATCGCGCTCGTCGTCGGCTCGCTGGTATCGGCGGCGTTTCAACTCCTGATCGCGTTCGGGATCTTCAGCGGAGAATTCGACGCGTACCGGCGTTTCGGTCCTTCGACGACCGGCATCGGTCTTGGGATGTCGCTCGCGCTGATCGGCGCCGGCCATTTGATCGGACTTACCGTCGGAATGGCGATCTTCGGCGGCCTGGTGATTGCGTGGGGGATCGCGATCCCGGTGCTCACCGCGCTGCATCCGATCGCGGGGCCGGCCGGCGACGCCGCAATGAGCGTGTGGTCGCACTACGTGCGCTTCATCGGTGCGGGTGCGATCGGCATCTCCGGGATTTGGACGCTGGGAACGCTGGTAGGGCCGGTATGGAAGGGCATCGCGTCTTCGCTGGCCGCTTCGCGCCGGCGGCGCGCGGCGCAGCACGGCGATGAGGCGCCGATTACCGAGCAAGACATCCCGATCGGCATCGTTACGCTGATTTCGGTAATCTGCATGATTCCGATGGCGATTCTGCTGGTCGCGTTTCTTACCGGCGGCGTCCTCTCGTCCATGATCGTGCCGCTCATCATCGGCGCGGTGATCTATGTCGTGATCGTCGGGTTTCTGGTTGCGGCCGTCTGCGGGTACATGGCGGGCCTCATCGGGTCGTCCAACAGTCCGGTCTCGGGCCTGGCGATCATCGCGGTTCTCGGCGTTTCGCTGATCCTTGCGGCTTTCGCGCGCGCGGCCGCGCCGGCAGCGACGCCGGCGTTCATCGCCTACGCGCTCTTCGTTACCGCAATCGTGATCAACGTGGCGACGATCTCGAATGACAACCTGCAAGATCTCAAGACCGGACAACTGGTTGGCGCGACACCATGGAAACAGCAGGTCGCACTGGTGGTCGGAGTGATCTTCGGCGCAATCGTCATCCCGCCGGTGCTGGTCGTGCTGAATAAGGCATACGGTTTCGGCGGCCCGCACGGCTTGCCGGCGCCGCAAGCCACGTTGATCTCGACGCTCGCCAAAGGCGTGATCGGCGGCGCCATCGATTGGAATTTGATCTTTGCGGGGGCGATCGTCGGCGCGGTCGTCGTGATGATCGACGAGGCCGGCCGGCGCAGCGGACGATTCCGCTTTCCGCCGCTCGCGGTCGGTCTGGGAATTTATCTTCCCGCCGCGACCACGGCGCCGGCGGTCGTCGGGGCGCTCTTCGGCGCGCTCTACAATCGCTGGACGATGCGCAAACCCAATCCGGCTCCGGCACGACGTCTCGGCGTGCTGATCGCGTCGGGCTTCATTACGGGTGAGAGTCTTTTCGGCGTCGCATTGGCGGGGCTCATCTACTTCAGCGAAAAGAGCGCGCCGCTGGCGATCGTCGGCTCGGGGTTTGCGTGGGAAAACTGGCTCGCCGGAATCGCGTTTTTCGTCGTGCCATTCTTGGTTTATCGCTGGATCGGGTTACGTGCGCGCAGGCTGTCCTAG
- a CDS encoding ATP-binding protein, with amino-acid sequence MPTLVGRDRDIAAALGVYTSAKTTPSARTLFIEGPSGIGKTALILELEDRVASESLVLRARARRFERAMPFSLADRLARNLQTTLEGALRRRPAVVIVDDTQFADNESLETIAAATRASANRPLLTVFTRSDENPRDVHLQADASIALRELDANAATQIARAHYPGASPDVIDAVIANARGIPYEIVAIAAQAARRHATGAAMVDFSSRAAIAVELAALAPAQRTMLQLLSLLADPVELPLLRELIPDAAELAALLAALADTHVRRDGEEVRLDHELTASAIAETIAMTIPLHRRIIAAMQRRGAKCIADRLALAEQTLAAGDRALARGVVLDLAFAAAGEHLTRAVLWASERHLELGEPPDERFIDFYRNFFAALMDTRQYTRAESIVAHALSEAQHRGLSGMGSLVAQLVLAQWTVERHEAAKASYERYAQAFADPRDLQLLREAAPWLRAV; translated from the coding sequence ATGCCCACGCTCGTCGGCCGTGACCGGGACATCGCCGCCGCGCTCGGCGTTTACACGAGCGCAAAGACCACGCCGTCCGCGCGAACGCTCTTCATCGAAGGGCCGAGCGGGATCGGGAAGACGGCGCTTATCCTCGAACTCGAGGACCGCGTCGCCTCGGAATCGCTGGTTCTGCGGGCACGTGCGCGCCGGTTCGAACGGGCGATGCCGTTTTCACTGGCCGATCGGCTCGCGCGCAACCTGCAAACGACGCTCGAGGGCGCCTTACGCCGCCGCCCGGCCGTCGTCATCGTCGACGACACACAGTTCGCGGATAATGAAAGCCTCGAGACGATCGCCGCCGCAACGCGCGCATCGGCAAACCGTCCGCTGCTCACCGTTTTTACACGCAGCGACGAGAATCCGCGCGACGTGCACCTGCAAGCCGACGCCTCGATTGCGCTCCGCGAACTCGACGCGAACGCCGCGACCCAAATCGCTCGCGCGCATTATCCCGGTGCATCCCCTGACGTCATCGATGCCGTAATTGCGAACGCCCGCGGCATTCCGTACGAGATCGTCGCCATTGCCGCGCAAGCTGCGCGCCGCCATGCGACCGGTGCCGCGATGGTGGATTTTTCTTCGCGCGCCGCGATTGCGGTCGAGTTGGCCGCACTTGCGCCGGCGCAGCGCACGATGCTGCAACTGCTCTCGCTGCTTGCGGATCCCGTGGAATTGCCGTTGCTGCGCGAGCTGATACCGGACGCAGCCGAGCTTGCGGCGCTGCTGGCTGCGCTCGCCGATACGCACGTCCGTCGCGACGGCGAAGAGGTGCGTCTCGATCACGAACTGACCGCGTCGGCGATCGCGGAGACGATTGCGATGACGATTCCGCTGCATCGCCGTATCATCGCCGCGATGCAGCGCCGCGGTGCAAAATGCATAGCGGACCGCCTTGCGCTCGCCGAGCAAACGCTGGCAGCGGGCGATCGCGCGTTGGCACGCGGCGTCGTGCTCGATCTCGCATTCGCCGCCGCCGGCGAACACCTCACGCGTGCCGTGCTCTGGGCGTCGGAGCGTCATCTCGAACTCGGCGAGCCTCCCGATGAGCGCTTCATCGACTTCTATCGAAACTTCTTTGCGGCCCTGATGGATACGCGGCAATATACGCGAGCCGAATCGATCGTCGCGCACGCATTGAGCGAAGCACAGCACCGCGGCCTATCCGGGATGGGATCGCTGGTCGCGCAGTTGGTGCTGGCGCAATGGACGGTGGAACGGCACGAGGCTGCGAAGGCGAGCTACGAGCGCTACGCGCAGGCATTTGCGGATCCGCGCGATCTTCAACTGCTGCGTGAGGCGGCGCCGTGGCTACGGGCGGTCTAG
- a CDS encoding LuxR family transcriptional regulator — MGILVGRDAELEQARAVLDSAAKGGLVRALRITGLSGTGKTRLAEEFSDQAAAAGWLVVRVPSFRIHTTLPLFAARRIAGELLDALGPSAERYRSGLTLERDRPEDFQEAFVRIVEGVTLDHRLLVVLDDAQWTDIESRELLLRMGTALADRAIVILTVERTDESAEPALRLLDESIVLGDLPNAASMEIVRAIYPQVSPEVAESIVAATRGHTMDVVAVATAARESGAQNAADVGASTRRVVVRDLSLLDPEIRAFLQLAALIDEPIEFSLLQQLWPRDRLLDMISKVSGRYLIEGNDGLRFVHATIMESVLETIPIEIPLRYRIIDALRKRVTPRLEDYERLIKQSAACGDRELERDTLLKLADAAAGKSLYRLATGAMERAFKIAPATREELIPLYARLSQMYNAMGRVTDAIRVCRDALVQAREHELVDGLGAIVASLALGLNHAGQSATARAELERYGEVLRSDADRAQLLTVGGYLATCQHELDRANELATAFEALPPPVSPLLTVRHHINRAFLSLRIGDEAGILDNVRLAERAAEPLPAVVSTMPRAVRMLHAFRFGGLQAAERYLEVREDELNEVLNFMLRAATLLGRGAFDDARDFVIEKVGRFEDPSVTYALLGLYAVSAALAGLPPDDAGWDPVRPAIDAFRGGERTGALAVGMSAWAYAQAAQNKPATGALVRELLALHRRPFDFVIAPFPVLLALGARHLNDRELIAEVATGTTLFCDAQPWNRAHLLLARGAAGNALGLTSAAVELGEARAIFTALQADFFANFAEQIASGGSAKVKTAGAERPGNTTRREREIAALVAEGLTNREIAERLVLSERTVEGHIANLFAKVNVNSRTQLATWYLRAVSSVA; from the coding sequence GTGGGCATCCTGGTGGGGCGCGATGCCGAGCTGGAACAGGCTCGGGCCGTATTGGATTCGGCGGCGAAGGGCGGCCTGGTGCGCGCGCTGCGAATCACCGGCCTCAGCGGCACCGGAAAGACCCGGCTCGCCGAGGAGTTCTCGGACCAGGCGGCGGCCGCAGGCTGGCTCGTCGTCCGCGTGCCGAGCTTTCGCATTCACACGACCCTTCCGCTCTTTGCGGCACGCCGAATCGCCGGCGAGCTCCTGGACGCCCTGGGCCCTTCAGCCGAGCGGTACCGTTCGGGATTGACCCTCGAGCGCGATCGCCCCGAGGACTTCCAAGAAGCGTTCGTTCGAATCGTCGAAGGCGTAACGCTCGACCACCGCTTGCTCGTCGTTCTCGACGATGCGCAGTGGACGGACATCGAAAGCCGCGAGTTGCTCTTACGCATGGGGACGGCACTGGCCGACCGGGCGATCGTAATCCTCACGGTCGAACGTACCGATGAGTCGGCGGAACCGGCGCTGCGCCTTCTCGACGAATCGATCGTGCTGGGCGACCTGCCGAACGCGGCCTCGATGGAAATCGTGCGCGCCATCTACCCGCAGGTGAGTCCCGAGGTTGCGGAATCCATCGTGGCCGCGACCCGCGGTCACACCATGGACGTGGTCGCCGTCGCTACCGCCGCGCGCGAGAGCGGTGCGCAAAACGCAGCCGACGTCGGCGCAAGTACCCGCCGCGTCGTGGTCCGCGACCTGTCTCTGCTCGATCCGGAGATCCGCGCTTTTTTGCAGCTTGCCGCACTGATCGACGAACCGATCGAGTTTTCGCTGCTTCAACAACTCTGGCCGCGCGATCGTTTACTCGATATGATTTCGAAGGTCTCGGGACGCTACCTCATCGAGGGGAACGACGGATTGCGCTTCGTCCATGCGACGATCATGGAGAGCGTGCTCGAGACGATTCCGATCGAAATCCCGCTGCGCTATCGGATCATCGACGCGCTCCGGAAACGCGTTACGCCGCGCCTGGAAGATTACGAGCGGCTGATCAAACAGAGCGCGGCGTGCGGCGACCGCGAGCTCGAGCGCGACACGCTTTTGAAGCTGGCGGATGCCGCGGCTGGGAAGTCGCTCTATCGTCTCGCTACCGGTGCGATGGAACGAGCCTTCAAGATTGCGCCGGCAACTCGCGAAGAACTGATCCCGCTCTATGCGCGCCTCTCGCAGATGTACAACGCGATGGGACGGGTGACGGACGCAATTCGTGTGTGCCGCGACGCTCTCGTTCAAGCCCGGGAGCACGAGCTCGTCGACGGGCTCGGCGCGATCGTGGCATCACTTGCTCTGGGCTTGAACCATGCCGGGCAGAGCGCCACGGCTCGCGCGGAACTGGAACGCTACGGCGAAGTGCTGCGCTCGGACGCCGATCGCGCGCAGCTGCTGACCGTCGGCGGCTATTTGGCCACCTGTCAGCACGAACTCGATCGCGCGAACGAACTGGCCACGGCGTTCGAAGCCTTACCGCCGCCGGTGAGCCCGCTGCTTACGGTGCGGCACCACATCAACCGTGCGTTTCTTTCGCTGCGTATCGGCGACGAGGCCGGAATCCTCGATAACGTACGGCTCGCCGAGCGCGCGGCCGAGCCGCTGCCGGCAGTCGTTTCGACGATGCCGCGCGCGGTCCGAATGCTCCATGCCTTTCGCTTCGGCGGGTTACAGGCGGCGGAGCGCTATCTGGAGGTGCGTGAAGACGAACTCAACGAGGTGCTCAACTTCATGCTTCGGGCGGCAACGCTGCTCGGGCGCGGTGCATTCGACGACGCACGCGACTTCGTCATCGAGAAGGTCGGACGATTCGAAGATCCGTCGGTGACGTACGCGCTCCTCGGTCTGTATGCGGTGTCGGCGGCGCTGGCGGGTTTGCCGCCGGACGACGCCGGCTGGGATCCGGTGCGTCCGGCGATTGACGCCTTTCGCGGAGGCGAACGCACCGGGGCGCTCGCGGTCGGGATGTCGGCGTGGGCATATGCGCAGGCCGCTCAAAACAAGCCTGCGACCGGCGCGCTCGTCCGCGAACTGCTGGCATTGCATCGGCGGCCGTTCGACTTTGTGATCGCTCCGTTTCCGGTCTTGCTCGCCCTTGGCGCGCGTCATCTCAACGACCGCGAGCTCATCGCCGAAGTCGCGACGGGCACGACACTCTTCTGTGACGCGCAGCCCTGGAACCGCGCGCATCTCCTCCTCGCGCGGGGCGCAGCGGGAAACGCGTTGGGGTTGACGTCAGCCGCCGTCGAGTTGGGCGAAGCGCGCGCGATCTTCACCGCGCTGCAAGCCGATTTTTTTGCGAATTTCGCGGAACAGATTGCTTCCGGCGGCAGCGCGAAAGTCAAAACCGCCGGAGCAGAGCGCCCCGGAAATACGACGCGACGAGAGCGCGAAATCGCCGCCCTCGTAGCGGAGGGCTTGACGAATCGCGAGATCGCCGAACGGCTCGTGCTGAGCGAGCGCACGGTCGAAGGTCACATCGCCAATCTCTTCGCCAAGGTGAACGTCAATTCGCGAACGCAGCTCGCGACCTGGTATTTGCGGGCCGTCAGCTCTGTTGCATGA